Proteins found in one Artemia franciscana chromosome 13, ASM3288406v1, whole genome shotgun sequence genomic segment:
- the LOC136035107 gene encoding uncharacterized protein LOC136035107: protein MESTSWNWNTGTSSDSEEDMIIAAVAILAESKQLKRKKRRIWVRPIFSQKEREEKGQIALVQHMLLVDDEEKFFNYTRFTRHEYFQIFDKVKNKLTKNHTNFRKPISPEIKLALIFRYIATGMSMTSLQYDFRVGLSTVSGIIKDALNAIYEAIKDDHLKLPDTCDLEEISQTFKAKSSLPNCVGAMDGKHIRIQCPYNSGSQFYNYKNYHSIVLLATCNANCQFKFVDVGAYGSGSDGGVFSRSEF, encoded by the exons ATGGAATCAACAAGTTGGAATTGGAACACTGGAACAAGTAGTGACAGTGAAGAGGATATGATAATCGCTGCTGTGGCTATCCTTGCGGAATCTAAACAGCTAAAAAG aaagaagagaagaatatgGGTCCGTCCAATCTTCAGTCAAAAGGAAAGAGAGGAGAAGGGCCAGATTGCCTTGGTACAACACATGTTGCTTGTTGATGATGAggagaagttttttaactataCACGGTTTACAAGACATgagtattttcaaatatttgacaAAGTAAAGAACAAGCTGACAAAGAATCATACCAACTTTCGGAAGCCAATCTCACCAGAAATAAAGTTAGCATTAATATTTAGGTACATTGCCACAGGAATGTCAATGACCTCTTTGCAATATGATTTTAGAGTTGGCCTTTCAACAGTATCTGGCATAATAAAAGATGCATTGAATGCTATTTATGAAGCTATCAAGGATGACCATTTAAAACTGCCTGATACCTGTGATCTAGAAGAAATAAGCCAAACATTCAAGGCAAAATCATCACTTCCAAACTGTGTGGGAGCCATGGATGGAAAACACATTAGAATTCAGTGTCCATATAATTCAGGCTCCCAATTTTACAACTATAAAAATTACCATAGTATAGTTCTGCTAGCAACATGCAATGCAAATTGCCAATTTAAATTTGTTGATGTTGGTGCATATGGAAGTGGAAGTGATGGGGGTGTCTTTTCAAGATCAGAGTTTTGA
- the LOC136034315 gene encoding uncharacterized protein LOC136034315 — protein MECIDFITPSKETFMANESSASSFHQNATTPLPGTSKRKRTVSADSSDLNKILTDYFKQRGCKKNNPDSNLDQHDPDKYFLQSLLPHLKKVPNDLMLDCRLDMLQTIKKYI, from the coding sequence ATGGAGTGTATTGATTTTATTACACCAAGCAAAGAGACTTTTATGGCAAATGAATCAAGTGCTTCATCTTTTCATCAGAATGCCACAACCCCACTACCAggaacttcaaaaagaaaaaggactGTGTCTGCAGATTCAAGTGACTTGAATAAAATTCTGACAGATTATTTCAAGCAAAGaggttgcaaaaaaaataatccagaTAGCAACTTGGATCAGCATGATccagacaaatattttttacagtCACTCTTgcctcatttaaaaaaagtaccAAATGATTTGATGTTGGATTGTCGACTAGATATGTTACAAACAATTAAGAAGTATATTTAA
- the LOC136034316 gene encoding uncharacterized protein LOC136034316 — MDVFDDQIIEFVEARKYLYSSKDPGFKDRQLKQNSWESLSQSFASVGKDISVTELVKKWGNLRDRYVRLKKKGKAPSGSSADSSLKPEERKLVEKINFLHSHIVERSRKTTGNTVQRGSGITNENPLDYTTTIFADSHDSTFLQSADNQESEFSQSAETSLQIVME; from the exons ATGGATGTTTTTGATGACCAAATTATTGAATTTGTTGAAGCTAGGAAATATTTATATAGCTCAAAGGACCCTGGTTTCAAGGATAGGCAATTGAAGCAGAATTCGTGGGAAAGCCTGAGCCAAAGCTTTGCTTCAGTTGGTAAAGACATTAGTG TTACTGAGCTTGTGAAAAAATGGGGTAATTTGAGGGATCGCTATGTCCGtctgaagaaaaaaggaaaagctcCCAGTGGCTCTAGTGCTGATTCAAGCTTAAAGCCAGAAGAGCGaaaacttgttgaaaaaattaacttcCTTCATAGCCATATTGTGGAGAGAAGCAGAAAAACTACAGGAAATACTGTTCAGCGTGGAAGTGGTATTACTAATGAGAATCCACTGGACTACACCACCACCATTTTTGCTGATAGTCATGATTCAACATTTTTACAGTCTGCAGATAATCAAGAGTCAGAATTTTCACAGTCTGCAGAAACCAGCCTTCAAATAGTGATGGAGTAG